GTCACGAATAACGATAAAACTTGCGAGGATGGGTAGTTGCATATAATATACAAAGGAGTTTTGACTCACCAGTAGGAATGCTTCCATCCTTCTCTACAACTTCAGGTCCTAGAAGTTGAGCGGGACAATTGTGACACGCAGAAACGAAagaattttgtttgtattcTTCATTCAGTGTACAGAACGCTCGTGTATCGGGAAAGAACCAATTCCACTATCTTCTGATGTGCATAAGTTGACCTAGGCGGCTCTCCCTCCGTTTGCTGTCGGGGAATTAATTGGGGATCAGTATACTGGGACAAAGTCTTGAAAAGGAATAACTCCCCTTCCCATCACTGAGAAAGTTGTGACCTACAGGTCGCCTTTGGCGGCCCTCAAACactttgctattttttttaatttaatcagGGTAACATACTTATGGGTATAACAAGTTCACTAGAATAGGTGTTATTGTTAGGTACCTAGCTCCTTGCAAGCGTCGAAAAATGCCTAAAAGCCTGACGAAGAAAGGCATTGCCTTTCGAActattaaacaaaataacatatgttccttccactgtttgatcaACCTTTCTTTTCCTCATTTGTATCTAAAAAAGCAAGCGTATATCAGTTAAATATAGGATGTgtggaaaataaaatgcttCATGTTTAACATAGTTCTAATTATGGTTTCAAACAACTCTGTTGTACGAGATTCGACAGTGTTACGTATATCACTATActgttttgaaagtttggcGCTCTCCACCGTGCAGAGCGGACTGGATACGAGTTAAATTGCCAATCCTTACACGAAGGATAGatttgattggacaaaaaTGGCGACCaatcttgtatttttttagTACTATAATTGAACGTATTGGAAGGAACCTTATCTCTCCAAGAAATAAAGTTTAGGTTGTATTCTTTTTTGTGTCGAATTTTGTGTCTTGTGATGCGCGCTATACGTGAATTTCTATCCACACGACTTCTGACATGACAGAAACTAACATTCTTGAGATCAAACTAGGAGCGTTTTCCTTTTGAacagaaaacgttttgttACAGTTTGAAGAACCAAAACCAATATGACCATAACGATTCCAGTCATTACTCATAAGAACAATGCTTGTTGATATAGCGAATTTAAAAGCCCGCGTAATGTTGTGAAACAAAGttaaaatgtttaaagttCAAGTTATGTAATGTCTGTACGACGTTTTTTGTTGGtcgagttttctttttttttattttgatcgtACATTTTTACGCGCATGTGACAATGATGTATCGTTTAGGCTGGGCTGAAATGAACATGCTCCAAGCAAATTCTCGCTATGTGGTGTTAAGTAATAGATCTTGACACGTCTCAATACGAGGAAGCAACGCAGACCTAAATCAATTTACTTTCAATTAGTCAATAAAATTGAAGTTTTCACTGCATCGAGTAATATGAGTTTGTTTGGCATAGATAACAAATTGTAACCCCTAACCCCTACCCCCTACTCCTCACACCTAATATTCACCCCTCGCCTCCTACTACCGGAATAGTCATGCCGAAATATCGATTCAACCCGGTGCTATATTTAGCTACTACATAAACACAACTTTAATTTTGAAACTATTAAAAAATGTTGATGCCGTTTTTACCAGAATTTAGCTACTACATAAACATAACTTTAATATTGAAGCTATTAAAACgacttgaaattgaattaattaaGTCGGAGTAGTCAATAAGCAAATGTAAGCTGCTCTAACTCCGATAATGATGTTTTAAATGAGGCTTTTAACAAGGGTCCTGTATAACATGCTGTATACATATCGACAACAACGCTTAGAACGTTTACGactgcatttattttaaattgaattgtTCAGTGTCGGTTGACTACCTCGAACAGAAACAATGAAATAGGCCTAGGCTTGCAAAAACGTTTCATAATGTATTCACTCTATAGTATGACAAAGATAAATTACTCAGCCAAAATTCCTTTGACAGTTCAGttactaaaatgaaaaacaaaacaaaacaaaaaaaacagtcacTAAGCGAATTGCTACATCTCTTCCTTCAAACTCTTTCATCTCTTTTAAAGGACAAAAAATCAACCATGCATGAAATTCGTTACAGGTGCAGTTATATTGCCTCAGTCTCCAAACATTTCACGGAACACCACTCTCAAGTAAAAGGCATTTTGCACGACTGCTTAGGATCGTCAAATCGTCGGCTTACAATTTGCAACAGATATTTACTTGTCCAGAGAGCAAGAGGCACAGTATTTACTAACGCGACTAAAATGTGTCTTTTCCATCTTTTTCGCCAAACAGCCATAGCAGCCATGTTCTGATAGCGAGTCACGATGGTCAGAGATACGCTGGAGAAAAACCATTCAATCACCAGTGCAATTGACGTCCTCAAagcaaattcaacaaacaGATGCAAAGGGAAAACATCTTCTATGTAGATCCATTGATATAAGAACCACACCATATTAACAGACACAATGGCAGCTGCTTCATACAACATGCTGATAATGACGATATCAGCCATAGGTCTCTCACGGCGTGGAGTACGAAAATGTCCCCAAGGAGCTGATGATCGTTTCCAAATCCTGTGGCAAATATGATCAATAAATACTATTGCACTTCTTTCAAAGACCTCTGCGCTGCCGTGAATTATTCCAATAGTAGCTATCGATTTGACACTGTCAAGATCGGCTTGCAAAATCCGAAAAGTTATGGCTATAAAAAAATACGAAGGTACTAGTAAGACATAAGAATATCCCGGATGTGTAATATTCCATAACCTCTGAACACAAATCCGGGAGATCACCTTGAAGATAACTCCAGCTAGAGGAGAAAAAAGGGCAATCATATACTTCCCTTTTTCGCTTTCGTTGTTATACCAAAGATATATAAAAGTCGTTGTGAGAATACCAAGGACAAAAGAGAAACAGCTCGGcattatcattttaaaaaataaatacacccGCCGTCCGTTTGCGGGCGCTCGAAAGTGATTTACAATCAAATAAAGCTGCCAGATTGCACTGATTAAGAAAATAGCGTTGAGTGGAAGTGTCTGTAATTTGGAGAGCTTGGAGTGAGATAGctggaagatttgaaaggcCAGACGATAAAGCGCAtctaaacaaaacagaaaaaatgcaaccaaagcacattttcttttcaccccACTTAACTGGTATGGGCGAAAGAGAAGCAGCATTCCAATTAGGTACCACGCGTAAAGGAAAATATTAGCTATTAGCTCTGAAATTGTTCTGATCCATTGTATTTTCACGGGAATGGACTCTCCTGGACGATATTCACAGTTGAACGAAGTGTGATAACTAACATAAGTGATGACACTGTACAATACGCCTGTCGTGGTAGCAGCAAGGATTGAAATGGAAGCTCCAATGTATTGTGACTTACAAACTGTGGCAAGTGCAGATGGTCGGAGTCGTTTCCAAGCCATTGCTGTATCTGCTTCAACAAGTGGCTGACTTTCTTGCATTCCTTGGTTTTCATCTGGCAAAGATGCGTCGTTCAATCGTACTCTAGAACCACTGGCAGGTAGGTAGTCAAACGTTGTGTCTTGTCTGTCGCTGTATTCTTGATAAATCATTTCATCAACAGGAAAGTAATTCCATGCACGACGATCGCGAGCGCATTCTAAAGAATTGCAGCCAAATAACTCAGAGGTGAATTCAGTTTCGTCTGGGTTGTAATGCTCTGTCACACCACGGGTAAAGCTAAATACTACGTGACTAAACATTTCTAGAAGTGTACGGCTACTCATCTTTCCAGCTGAAGATTGGAATATCACAGACTGATTTGCGGAATTTGCGAAGTATTTAGTACATCATGCAGCACGGCACTTATTAAAAATCAATTCTATTGTTGAAGCGTTGACTGAGATCAGAGTTATTAACTATGCTGAAATTAAGAAGCTTCTAGagtaaaaatgaaagacaGAACATTTCTTTGCCGTTTTTGCGGTTTTCACAATTGTGCGATCGTCAGACGATTTTATTCACGAAAGAAGCATCCTTGTTGATGGCGATAAATTTCATGTTtgtgtgaataataattagggCTAATGGCAGCTGAGAACAATGGTGAGAAAAAATAGTTCATTATCCCTGCTGCATACTCATTAGCATTTATATTTTGTTATGGAAAAGTCACCCAGGCGAGCAAGCTTCCTGGGGAAAACAAGAAGGGTGCTAATATAGTAAGAAGGGAGGGGTGGGTGGGACGATTCTAAACAAAATTAGGCAAGACTGATGTTCATGAATAATCAAGGTAtgcttatatatataataatcaAGGGTGCTAATATAGTTAGAAGGGAGGGGTGGTCTGAGGACTAATGGATATTAATTGGTTAtgagtagaataattgtttcattaaaaGAGAGCTGAAGACTAAAAAATAGGAATTATTTATTCACACTTTTGGCCAtgcaaaa
This portion of the Acropora palmata chromosome 13, jaAcrPala1.3, whole genome shotgun sequence genome encodes:
- the LOC141863325 gene encoding uncharacterized protein LOC141863325, whose amino-acid sequence is MSSRTLLEMFSHVVFSFTRGVTEHYNPDETEFTSELFGCNSLECARDRRAWNYFPVDEMIYQEYSDRQDTTFDYLPASGSRVRLNDASLPDENQGMQESQPLVEADTAMAWKRLRPSALATVCKSQYIGASISILAATTTGVLYSVITYVSYHTSFNCEYRPGESIPVKIQWIRTISELIANIFLYAWYLIGMLLLFRPYQLSGVKRKCALVAFFLFCLDALYRLAFQIFQLSHSKLSKLQTLPLNAIFLISAIWQLYLIVNHFRAPANGRRVYLFFKMIMPSCFSFVLGILTTTFIYLWYNNESEKGKYMIALFSPLAGVIFKVISRICVQRLWNITHPGYSYVLLVPSYFFIAITFRILQADLDSVKSIATIGIIHGSAEVFERSAIVFIDHICHRIWKRSSAPWGHFRTPRRERPMADIVIISMLYEAAAIVSVNMVWFLYQWIYIEDVFPLHLFVEFALRTSIALVIEWFFSSVSLTIVTRYQNMAAMAVWRKRWKRHILVALVNTVPLALWTSKYLLQIVSRRFDDPKQSCKMPFT